Genomic DNA from Scylla paramamosain isolate STU-SP2022 chromosome 25, ASM3559412v1, whole genome shotgun sequence:
GGCTGGGAGGGCAGAGCGAGGTGGCAGAGGCTGGACCAATCGTGTAGATTCGTGAAACATCAACTTTCAGGTGATGCtccatacgagagagagagagagagagagagagagagagagagagagagagagagagagagagagagagagagagagagagagagagagagttgacatcTGAAAggtatttcattcattcattcaaaacaCCACGAGAGCGAGTCAGATAATATAACTGAAGGAATGGGATGACAGGGGGAGTGAGTTACAGTtacacacaggaagggaaaaaagttgtCTGGAACCGCACAACAGCGCAGCGTTGTTGGGCAGTGTGAAGCAGGGCAAAGGAAACACGCGGAGCCTATGGGCGAGGCTGTTTGGACATAGAGAtcggaagaaatataaataagtgaataactgCTGGCCGAAGTGACAAAATCTCCCACTGTTAATAGTGTTGTCAAAATATCACCATcagtacagagaaagacagatattCAGTTTTAACATTTGAGTCAGAAACCAAGAGTCACATGAGTCTTCGCGTAATGAAACTTCCAGCTTCCCtcaaagaatacaaaagaaaaaaataaacaatgcctatcacaaaaataaaagatgaaaagagaacatCATCAGTATGAGAGCAGACCAAAATTGAAGACATTAACTGTACAAGTCAAAGAGAAGAGTGGACAAGGGCAGGACACATGACGCGCCAGACAGATAACAGATGGACGGTTGGAGTAAGGGACTGACAACCTGGAGACGGTAAAAGCAGAAAGGGGAGACCGGGAGCTGATAAAGAGATGAGTTTTGATAGGGTGGCGTGGAACAGATGGAGACCAGAGAGATAACCAGGTAAGTTTGAAGGAAGCCTTTGTTAAGCCAGGTAGTGTTAGAAGATAATGgtcatggtgatgatgatgatgatgatgatgatgatgatgatgatgatgataatggcgaTGAAGTTAATGttgaacatgatgatgatgatgcggcAGAAAACTTCAAGTGCCCAAAGCAACCGCATGCAATTTCTAACAAAAGTCGTGTCACTTTCAAAAAACTAAATTGTGTTTCATTATGGTCTCGCCACACCCTCCCATCGCCACGCCACGTGCATTTCTTTCTagttccctctcttcttcccctccaaaTTCATTCTATCCATCCGACCTCTTTCCTTACATTCATCATGACTTCCCTTCACATCTTCACCTCCTAACCTCATTTTGTGCCTCAGAAATGAGTCAGCATTCCTTCTCTGTGCTCGTGACGCCTGCGCCACGCTCCCACACCCGCCACTATATAAGCAGGGAAAGAGGCAGAACAGCCACCAGTCCCAGACGCACCTCAGCCCCCGACATGGCCCTAAAggtactccctccctcctgtcgtGCACACACTGGACCTAATGCAGACAACACTCCACACGTCCCGCACccaacactccacaacacaagCTGCCTCCACACCACACATGCACCCCACCACATCCACAACACACCGCCCCTAACACCTCGCCACAGCgtaccaacaacaccacaacaaatttcatcacaaccaccaccacgccccacaCACAATACTCCCACCACCCCACACATGGCAACACTCCCACACACCACGACAACGCCTCTCAACGCGTCCTGCAAGCAACActgattcctcttcctccaccagctcGTCCTCCTGTCCGCCCTCGTGGCTGCTGCTCTCGCCGACAGGGCTCCCTACAggccaccccctccccctccacctcccacctACAGCGCCCCCGCCCCATCCTACAGCGCACCCCAGCCAGTGGTGAGTTTCTCACACACATGCAGTTTATGCACacaaagactctctctctctctctctctctctctctctctctctctctctctctctctctctctctctctctctctctctctctctgtctcaccgtcctctctccctcccacccacagaGTCCCCCAAAGTATGACTTCAGCTGGAACGTCAAGGACGACCCTTCCGGCAACGACTACGGCCACCAGGAGAGTCGCGACGGCTACGACACACAGGGATCCTACTACGTGCAGCTGCCCGACGGCCGCCTGCAGGAGGTCACCTACACAGTCAACGGCGACTCAGGCTTCGTGGCCCAGGTCAACTACCAGGGAGAAGCCCAGTACCCAACACAGCAGGGCTACGGCTCCGCCCCGTCCTACCAGGCCCCCGCCCCGTCCTACCAGCAGCCCCGCCCGTCCTACGCGTAATGCTGCACCCTCGTGACGGCCaagtctttctgtctttgtaaATACTCCATTATACCAGTACGTACAAAGCAATAAACGAATGCGATAaaacactctccttccttcaccctacaCTTCGAATTCCCTACCAAACTCTCCATACATTCCCTTTCCAGCTCCCCACCAACCCTCCACCTCGCATCCTGCCAAAACCCTCGCCACGTTCCGCCCAATCGCACCAACCTGTGCCGTCCCATCGGGTCGTCACATGTTTCCTGAAATGCATGACAACAGGTACCAGGAGCGAGACGATCTAGAACGAGGATTTGTGTGTTTAGCTGTTTGTTCCTCGTAATGAACTATGAGtgcaagaacagaaaagaacagaaaagagccTCATTCACTCCGACCTCCTATTTGCAAACATGACAcctagaaacagaaaaaaacatcaagtaTCTTGCAGGAAATGTGCATATTGAAATTTTTAAGCCGAAAATTAAAGTAGTGAATAAACTACACATACCAATGTTAGTGCCTAGACCAGTattgtatgaaagaaaattaaggtattatgaagagaataaatgaaagacgagaagaattgtttcaaaataacaataaggagAACGATGTGAAAAACCGCAGAAAACAGTGATTGCAAGTCTGAAAACTTCAATGACAAGCCGTCTAGGTCCATTCTGCAAAATAATGCGAggtaggggaaaggaaaaggaaaggaaaagtagaggCACTGCGGGGTAAAATCGAAGGGCTGGTAGGAGCACTGAAGGAAAGGGGCGAGGGActgggagggaagtgagggataCGGCGAGGGACTGGAAGCAGTACTGGGAGGTAAGGGCGAGGTTCTGGAAGGGGCACTCTGCAAAGTAAAGGCGACGGGCTTAGAGGGCACAGCGGCGAGGTGGCAAAGGATGGACCAATCGtggagactagagagagagagagagagagagagagagagagagagagagagagagagagagagagagagagagagagagagagagagagagagaattgacatCTGAAAGGGATTTCTTTCAATCATTCAAAACACCACGAAAGCGAGTCAGGTAATATAACTTAAGGAGTGGGATGACAGGGGGTGTGGGTTCCAGTTacacacaggaaaggaaaaaaaagttgtctgGAATAGCAGAATAGTGAAGCATTGTTGGGCAGTGTGAAGCAGGGCAAAGGAAACACGCGGAGCCTATGGGCGAGGCAGTTTGGACATAGAGAgcggaagaaatataaataagtgaataactgCTGGCCGAAGTGACAAAATCTCCCACTGTTAATAGTGTAGTCAAAATATCACCATCAGTACCGAGAAAGACAGATATTCAGTTTTAACATTTGAGTCAGAAACCAAGAGTCACATGAGTCTTCGCGTAATGAAACTTCCAGCTTCCCtcaaagaatacaaaagaaaaaaaataaacaatgcctatcacaaaaataaaacatgagaaGAGAATATCATCAGTATGAGAGCAGACCAAAATTGAAGACATTAACTATACAAGTCAAAGAGAAGAGTGGACAAGGGCAGGACACATGACGCGCCAGACAGATAACAGATGGACGGTTGGAGTAGGGGACTGACAACCTGGAGACGGTAAAAGCGGGAAGTGAAGACGGGGAGCTGATAAAGAGATGAGTTCTGATAGGGTGGCGTGGAACAGATGAAGACCAGAGAGATAAGCAAAGACAGTTCAAGAAAGCCTTTATTATGCTAGGTAGTGTTAGAAGATAatggttatggtgatggtgatgatgatgtgatgatgatgatcgtgATGATGAGGCGACAGAAAACTTCAA
This window encodes:
- the LOC135113296 gene encoding cuticle protein 8-like; translation: MALKLVLLSALVAAALADRAPYRPPPPPPPPTYSAPAPSYSAPQPVSPPKYDFSWNVKDDPSGNDYGHQESRDGYDTQGSYYVQLPDGRLQEVTYTVNGDSGFVAQVNYQGEAQYPTQQGYGSAPSYQAPAPSYQQPRPSYA